A stretch of DNA from Candidatus Micrarchaeum acidiphilum ARMAN-2:
GGGTAAAAAACCCCGCAGTAAACAATTTTAAAATCTGCATCAGGATCTAAACTATGCCAAACAAAAAGCCTTCTGGAAAGATTGCAGTAAAACGGCTCATAAACTGCTTCGAGACAGCCAACAAGGAGATAAACGAAGCTCTCGGCCAAAAAGTGCCTGAAAAAGAACTGAGAGCCCGGGTCCAGCTTTTTGTCGGAGACGCGTTCAAGAAATGCGATGTAGATGTAAACAACCCGACCAAAGACGGCCTCAGGCAGGCCATGGAGCTCTGCAAGATCAATACCGAAAAGATGCTCGGAGCTAAGGCAGAACCGATAATAAAGAAGCATTACAAGGAAATGAGCGAGATAATAGAAAAGCTTCCGGAATAGCTTGCACTGTCAATCGTTGTCTATCCCTGTGGGGTACCCTCCCCTCTTGCTGAATGCAAACTCTTTCTTTAAGTATCCTAGCACGTATCCGGGCACATATCCTGACACTATTTTCTCCCAGCCGCTGTTTCCAACTAGTCCCTTTACAAGGCTTGAGCTTACTGCGCTAAGCTTTGCAGGCGGCATCAGAAAAACGGTCAAGACATCCCTATTTATGTCTTCGTTAACGCTCCTTATGTTCTTCTCATATTCGAAGTCCTTTGAGTCACGGATGCCACGGACTATAAATCCGGCTCTAACACCCTTCGCAAAATCGACCAAGAAAGTATCTTTGAAACTTGTTACAGATATGTTGCTCATCCCCTTTGTAATCTCCTTTATCATCGCCTTTCTTTGGTCTAAAGTAAAAGTATAGCTCTTTTCCGAATTTACGCCTATAGCTACAATAAGTTTGTCAAATATCTTGGCGCTTTGCTTTATCATCCAGAGGTGCCCATTTGTAGGCGGGTCAAAGCTTCCCGCATATACCCCTATCTTTTCAGTTGCCATTCAATCCGTAGGAAATTGCGCATTCATCTTTAAATATTATAGTTTACGCAATCACTTCTCCAATTTTTCAGCAATCTTTTTATTTAATCTAAGTACTGGTGTAACAATCACGTCTACCTTGTCATTCTTCCCACGTTTGCCACGGAGTAAACCAAGTTTATCTACTTCATCTTTCCTAAGTTCGATCTTTGACACATACTTATTTCCCTGCTCATCATTAATTAGGCTACCGCTCAGCGAAACTTCCTCTTTGGCCATTGCCTCCATCACGTTTTCCATCAATCTTAGCTCCGTTTCTGCTGCCGCCTCTTTATCCTTGTATCCAAAAGTACTTACAAACTGGTGTATAATTACTGGAAGCAGAAGGCCCGCCAACATCTTATTTTGCAGGCATACAAATGCTTATTTATTCTTGTAGCCAAACCAATACGGTGATTTTTTGGCACTAGAAGAGATAAAGGAATTTGATTCTGAGCTGCACGATGCAATGAAGCAAGAGCTTTCAAGGCAAAGGAAATCAATAGAGCTAATACCTTCGGAGAACTTTGCAAGCGCGAGGGTGCTCGCAGCTTCGGGCTCGGTGCTGACAAACAAATACTCGGAAGGATATCCTGGAAAGCGCTACTATGGAGGCAACGAATTCATAGACAAGGTAGAGAGGCTCGCAATAGAAAGGGCCAAGGCACTTTTTGGAGTTCCACATGCGAATGTACAGCCTTACTCCGGATCTCCTGCAAACTTCGCAATTTATTTCTCAATATGCAATCCGGGAGACACGATAATGGGTCAGAATCTTACAGACGGAGGCCATCTTACCCACGGCTGGAAGACCAGCATGAGCGGCCAGATATTCAAAAGCGTACCCTACCACGTTACCCAAGCAGGCTACATTGACATAGAGGAAGCAAGAAGCCTGGCCGAAGCCAACCGGCCAAGGCTCATATGGATAGGCGCCTCCGCTTATCCAAGGGCCCTGCCCTTTAAGGAATTCTCAGAAATAGCAGATTCGGTCGGAGCTTACCTTGTCGCAGACATATCCCACATAGCAGGTCTTGTGGTGGCAGGCATGCACGAGAGCCCTGCAAAATATGTGCACATAATAATGACGACAACCCAAAAGACCATGCGCGGTCCGCGTGGAGCCATTATAATGGCAACAAAAAAAGGGTTGGAAAAAGATCCAGAGCTGGCAGACAAAATAGACAAAACAGTATTTCCAGGCATGCAGGGGGGGCCGCACGACCACACCACTGCAGCCATGGCGATCGCATTCAAGGAAGCAATGTCGCAGGAGTTCAAAGATTATGCTAAGCAGATGCTGCTCAATTCAAAGGCCCTTGCAGAGGCAATGAAAAAGCGCGGGTTCAAGCTTGTAACCGATGGCACCGACAACCACATGGTTCTGGTGGACCTGACCAATTACGGAAAGGGTTTCGGGGTATTTGCCCAGGACGCACTTGACAGCATAGGCATAACAGTCAACAAGAATACAATACCTAAGGACCCCTCATCACCCTTTTATCCGAGTGGAATACGCATGGGCACTCCTGCAGTAACAACAAGGGGCATGAAGGAGGCCCAGATGTCAGAGATAGCAGAGCTGATAAGCATGTGCATAAGCGAGGTAAAAGACTCTAAACTGCCAGAAAATAAGGATGAGCGGCAAGAATACCTGAAAAGCTTCAAGAAGAGTCTGGAAGAAAACAAAGCGCTTGAAAACTTAAGGGAAAAGGTGATGGCACTTTGCGAAAGGTTTCCACTCTATCCTGGGCTAGAATACTGACCAAAAATTAACAAAAATGGGAATAAGAAAAAGAAAAAGCGCCGCAAAATTTACAGTCTGTAGCCAACCATCGCTCCTACCAAGGACAGTATGAAACCGCCTATCGCAAGAACCATATATCCGGTTCCAGTGGTCATAGCCACAAATGTAACACCCGTTATTACGGCTAGGTCCAGGCCCAAGTTCTTGGTATGCTCTCCTGATATTATCGCAGGCTCAGATAGATAAGTAAAGCTGAATATGAAAAGCCCAATTGCAG
This window harbors:
- a CDS encoding pantetheine-phosphate adenylyltransferase, whose protein sequence is MATEKIGVYAGSFDPPTNGHLWMIKQSAKIFDKLIVAIGVNSEKSYTFTLDQRKAMIKEITKGMSNISVTSFKDTFLVDFAKGVRAGFIVRGIRDSKDFEYEKNIRSVNEDINRDVLTVFLMPPAKLSAVSSSLVKGLVGNSGWEKIVSGYVPGYVLGYLKKEFAFSKRGGYPTGIDND
- a CDS encoding Glycine hydroxymethyltransferase, whose translation is MALEEIKEFDSELHDAMKQELSRQRKSIELIPSENFASARVLAASGSVLTNKYSEGYPGKRYYGGNEFIDKVERLAIERAKALFGVPHANVQPYSGSPANFAIYFSICNPGDTIMGQNLTDGGHLTHGWKTSMSGQIFKSVPYHVTQAGYIDIEEARSLAEANRPRLIWIGASAYPRALPFKEFSEIADSVGAYLVADISHIAGLVVAGMHESPAKYVHIIMTTTQKTMRGPRGAIIMATKKGLEKDPELADKIDKTVFPGMQGGPHDHTTAAMAIAFKEAMSQEFKDYAKQMLLNSKALAEAMKKRGFKLVTDGTDNHMVLVDLTNYGKGFGVFAQDALDSIGITVNKNTIPKDPSSPFYPSGIRMGTPAVTTRGMKEAQMSEIAELISMCISEVKDSKLPENKDERQEYLKSFKKSLEENKALENLREKVMALCERFPLYPGLEY